From one Nitrospinota bacterium genomic stretch:
- a CDS encoding ion channel: MKSKNRNTRLKRFINDIFIHTPFFTMLYSLIILWVLFSGGVYFAEREMEGATITSFGDALYWGVAAFSTAGIADTPQSSWAKLIGGIWIIIGSGLFFGTIVATITTYFMRPMQRPVKRIIDTIEYNLEQLDNLTIEELDLLRETVDTLIEHVEKIKGKETKE, from the coding sequence ATGAAAAGTAAAAACCGAAATACCCGTCTGAAAAGATTCATCAACGATATTTTTATTCACACGCCATTTTTTACAATGCTTTATTCCCTGATCATCTTATGGGTTTTATTTTCAGGAGGTGTGTATTTTGCCGAAAGAGAAATGGAAGGGGCCACCATCACCTCTTTTGGCGATGCTCTTTATTGGGGGGTCGCTGCATTTTCTACAGCGGGCATTGCTGACACGCCGCAATCCAGCTGGGCCAAGTTAATTGGTGGAATCTGGATTATTATTGGTTCGGGGCTTTTTTTCGGCACCATCGTCGCAACCATCACCACCTATTTCATGCGGCCAATGCAACGACCGGTAAAAAGAATCATCGACACGATCGAATACAATTTGGAACAGCTGGACAACCTGACCATCGAAGAACTCGATCTGTTGAGAGAAACCGTGGACACCCTGATCGAACACGTCGAGAAGATAAAAGGCAAAGAAACGAAAGAATGA
- a CDS encoding carboxylate--amine ligase: MQLTGMLWGRKLLDLVEYPHSEVRGPELSVDEIKEMISRHGEVFIKPVFKGGVGKKGKSGLIGRAKNITEALKEKERLYFAEHKDGLAVTKSDGVTYEGAVPAKYEVYFSISESTEYRAPMMTITHHGGVDIEELDADKIANVPFDPLTGLKAFHVSNALASLGAPQEIISPLVQNLPKLWDLYNNYGMILLEINPIRMMPDDRGRLTPVACDLKAAFDQDDPAWKRLGLPGHLFVSDYSEFEQEINQLRTYQGQSDVFVMNDEGSITAPTFGGGANAMVTELLGEDATISSDFGGNPPYVKMNDIAKITFKYWLPQSNILFIIGGKANNTDIYETFRAMGDGLRWFFQTHGPIPLFVVVGRGGPNLIRGMSYFKDILDSLGVPYRFFGHDSAMSEVINYSLKVNEWMKNGGREQIKAQMNIK, translated from the coding sequence ATGCAGTTAACCGGCATGCTCTGGGGCAGAAAGTTGTTGGACCTTGTTGAATATCCTCACTCCGAGGTCCGGGGGCCGGAACTCAGCGTCGATGAAATCAAGGAAATGATCAGCAGGCATGGTGAAGTTTTCATCAAGCCTGTGTTTAAAGGAGGGGTTGGGAAAAAAGGCAAGTCGGGTTTGATTGGACGCGCTAAAAATATCACCGAGGCCCTTAAAGAAAAGGAACGTCTTTATTTCGCCGAACACAAAGACGGCCTGGCCGTTACCAAATCGGATGGCGTGACTTACGAGGGCGCGGTGCCGGCAAAATATGAAGTGTATTTTTCCATCAGTGAAAGCACCGAGTACCGGGCGCCGATGATGACCATCACCCATCACGGTGGAGTGGACATCGAGGAATTGGATGCGGATAAAATCGCCAATGTTCCTTTCGATCCGCTGACGGGCCTCAAAGCCTTCCACGTATCCAACGCGTTGGCCAGCCTGGGTGCGCCCCAGGAGATCATCAGCCCGCTGGTGCAGAACCTGCCGAAATTATGGGATTTGTATAATAACTATGGAATGATCCTTCTCGAAATCAATCCGATCCGCATGATGCCCGATGACAGGGGCCGCCTCACCCCGGTGGCTTGCGATTTGAAGGCCGCTTTCGATCAGGATGACCCGGCTTGGAAACGATTGGGACTGCCCGGTCATCTTTTTGTGTCCGACTATTCCGAGTTTGAGCAGGAAATCAATCAGCTTCGCACCTATCAGGGACAAAGTGACGTTTTCGTTATGAACGATGAAGGCTCCATCACTGCGCCGACCTTCGGCGGCGGGGCGAACGCTATGGTGACTGAGTTACTCGGTGAAGACGCGACGATTTCATCCGACTTTGGCGGCAATCCCCCTTATGTGAAGATGAATGATATTGCCAAAATCACATTCAAATACTGGCTTCCCCAGTCCAATATATTGTTCATTATCGGCGGTAAGGCCAACAACACGGATATCTATGAAACGTTTCGGGCGATGGGCGATGGACTCCGCTGGTTTTTTCAAACGCATGGTCCCATTCCATTGTTTGTCGTCGTTGGCCGGGGCGGACCTAATTTGATTCGGGGAATGTCTTACTTTAAAGACATTTTGGATTCTTTGGGAGTTCCTTATCGCTTCTTTGGTCACGACAGCGCCATGTCGGAAGTCATCAATTATTCTCTCAAAGTTAATGAGTGGATGAAAAATGGCGGCCGAGAACAGATCAAAGCCCAAATGAACATTAAATAA
- a CDS encoding ATP-grasp domain-containing protein: MSAERPKHLLIIGGGLFQVPAIKTAKSMGLKVAVTDYNPEAEGMLIADYPIVVSTRNINLTVNTAKEFHQTCPLDGVMTLGTDASQTVAAVADALNLPGIPFEVAERATDKIKMRHCLREHGVPVPDFRPIWSIEEAQRAVHEMPLPLVIKPCDNMGARGVKKILCADDLIPAFKEAKEASISGKLLIEEFMEGPELSLDALVFDGQIEIMGIADRHIERSPYFVEVGHTLPSNLPLDQQQQVMKVFRQAVRAIGINLGAAKGDIKMTRSGPKIVEMAARLSGGWMSAHTFPLSSGVNLIKGAIQIALGERPTDLQPKTSLVSAERALIPPPGKILSIKGVEDARKIKGVKEIILMKEAGDRAEEMKSNLGKTGYVITVAKTREEAIRINDLARKTIQIEVGESHSLTWDIIRNNARKKFYIACKACVVCDGAECRGKVPGIGGIGTGESFTENLRALARYKINLRTIHQVKFPDLSIELFGQKLSLPILAAPITGMETNLAGGMDERAYADAVLEGCISSGTLGMVGDGASPQKYLIGLEAIKKRGGLGIPIFKPREYNMEIITRFKAAEDAGAIAVGIDIDAASFKTMALKGQAVGPKSIEELRELKSHLSVPFILKGIMNVESALAAIEAGADAIVVSNHGGRVMDTMPGTADVLPEIAAAVQGRAKVLVDGGIREGVDILKMLALGADAVMIGRPVCIAAFGAGQEGVEFYLNQKRDELKKAMILTGCASIHAIDPSVIFRNAKGER, from the coding sequence ATGTCTGCTGAACGACCCAAACACCTCCTGATCATTGGCGGGGGATTATTCCAGGTTCCGGCGATCAAAACCGCGAAGTCGATGGGGCTCAAGGTGGCGGTCACGGATTACAACCCTGAGGCCGAGGGCATGCTCATTGCGGATTACCCTATAGTCGTCAGCACCCGCAATATCAATCTGACGGTCAATACCGCCAAAGAATTTCACCAGACCTGCCCGCTCGATGGGGTGATGACCCTTGGCACCGACGCCTCGCAGACGGTGGCCGCCGTGGCCGATGCCTTGAACCTTCCCGGCATTCCCTTTGAAGTGGCGGAGCGGGCGACGGACAAAATTAAAATGCGCCACTGTTTACGCGAGCATGGTGTTCCCGTGCCGGATTTTCGTCCGATCTGGTCTATCGAGGAAGCCCAGCGTGCCGTCCATGAGATGCCACTTCCTTTAGTCATCAAGCCTTGCGACAATATGGGAGCCCGTGGCGTCAAAAAGATTTTGTGTGCTGATGACTTGATCCCCGCCTTTAAAGAAGCCAAGGAAGCCTCCATCAGTGGAAAACTGCTGATCGAAGAATTTATGGAAGGGCCGGAACTGAGCCTCGATGCCCTGGTCTTCGACGGTCAGATCGAGATAATGGGCATCGCCGATCGTCATATAGAACGTTCACCGTATTTCGTTGAAGTGGGTCATACCTTGCCCTCCAACCTGCCACTGGACCAGCAACAGCAAGTGATGAAGGTTTTTCGTCAGGCAGTGCGTGCGATTGGCATCAACCTTGGCGCCGCCAAGGGGGACATCAAAATGACTCGAAGCGGCCCAAAAATTGTAGAAATGGCCGCCCGATTGAGCGGCGGCTGGATGTCTGCACACACTTTTCCGTTATCCTCCGGGGTGAACCTTATTAAAGGAGCGATTCAGATCGCTTTGGGAGAAAGACCCACGGATTTGCAACCTAAAACCTCGTTGGTTTCCGCCGAGCGGGCGTTGATTCCGCCACCAGGAAAGATCCTTTCTATTAAGGGAGTTGAGGATGCCAGGAAAATCAAAGGCGTGAAGGAAATCATCCTGATGAAGGAAGCCGGGGACCGGGCCGAAGAGATGAAAAGCAACCTCGGCAAGACAGGTTATGTGATCACTGTCGCTAAAACCCGTGAAGAGGCCATTCGCATCAATGATCTGGCAAGGAAAACGATTCAGATCGAAGTGGGGGAGTCGCACTCCCTGACCTGGGACATCATCCGCAACAACGCGCGCAAGAAATTTTATATCGCCTGCAAAGCCTGCGTGGTCTGCGATGGGGCCGAGTGTCGAGGCAAGGTTCCGGGCATTGGCGGCATCGGGACGGGAGAATCGTTTACGGAAAACCTGCGGGCGCTGGCTCGTTACAAAATCAACCTGCGCACCATCCATCAGGTCAAGTTTCCTGATCTTTCGATAGAGCTTTTTGGGCAAAAGCTTTCCCTTCCTATTCTGGCGGCGCCGATCACGGGAATGGAGACTAATCTGGCCGGTGGCATGGACGAAAGAGCCTATGCCGATGCGGTGCTGGAGGGCTGTATTTCCAGTGGCACGCTTGGGATGGTGGGGGACGGCGCCAGTCCGCAAAAATATCTCATCGGTCTGGAAGCCATCAAGAAGCGGGGAGGGCTGGGCATCCCCATTTTCAAGCCGCGCGAATACAACATGGAAATCATCACCCGCTTCAAGGCGGCAGAGGATGCCGGGGCCATCGCCGTGGGAATTGACATCGATGCGGCTTCCTTTAAAACGATGGCGTTAAAGGGGCAGGCAGTGGGTCCCAAATCGATAGAGGAACTACGCGAATTGAAGTCTCATTTATCCGTTCCCTTCATTTTGAAAGGAATCATGAATGTGGAGTCCGCTTTGGCGGCCATTGAAGCCGGGGCGGACGCCATTGTCGTTTCCAATCATGGCGGCAGAGTTATGGACACCATGCCGGGAACGGCGGATGTGCTTCCGGAGATTGCTGCCGCTGTTCAAGGCCGCGCTAAGGTGTTGGTGGATGGAGGCATTCGCGAAGGGGTGGATATCCTGAAGATGCTGGCTCTGGGGGCGGATGCTGTCATGATCGGCAGACCTGTGTGTATCGCGGCGTTCGGGGCGGGGCAGGAGGGGGTGGAATTCTACCTCAACCAGAAACGCGACGAATTAAAAAAAGCCATGATTCTCACCGGATGCGCCAGTATCCATGCAATCGACCCATCGGTGATCTTTCGCAATGCCAAGGGAGAGCGATGA
- a CDS encoding YifB family Mg chelatase-like AAA ATPase, whose amino-acid sequence MVSLIHSGALSGIDGYLIEVEVNLAAGLPGMSIVGLPDAAIKESSDRVTAAIKNTGLDLPLHKITVNLAPADIRKEGSAFDLPIALGILAANGLIRSERLKKFVILGELSLDGRVKPVRGILSLAAMARDQGMEGILLPASNAAEASVVEGVNVIPVETLPQALEYLNGELEIVPTQSKRKEEFEDFSRYEVDFNDVKGQLHVKRALEIAAAGAHNILLIGPPGSGKSMLAKRIPTILPSLAVEEAIETTKIHSVLGMIKNGSGLMRQRPFRSPHHTVSDAGLIGGGRYPMPGEVSLAHNGVLFLDELPEFKRNVLEVLRQPLEEGEVSISRAAGSLNFPANFILVAAMNPCPCGYKSDPKRECTCNPLQIKNYVSKISGPLLDRIDIHIEVPALEYKDLSAKTGGEPSHLIRERVERAREVQWQRFTDAKNYFNAGMKPHQLKNFCALDEASKKIMGLAIDKLGLSARAHDRILKVSRTIADMAGEKTIQSNHVAEAIQYRTLDRAGMI is encoded by the coding sequence ATGGTTTCACTGATTCATAGCGGAGCGTTGTCGGGGATCGACGGCTATCTGATAGAAGTGGAGGTTAACCTTGCGGCGGGTCTTCCCGGTATGTCCATCGTCGGCCTGCCGGATGCGGCGATCAAAGAGAGTAGTGACAGGGTCACCGCGGCCATCAAGAATACAGGGCTGGATCTGCCGCTTCACAAAATCACCGTCAATCTCGCTCCCGCCGATATCCGCAAAGAAGGTTCCGCCTTCGATCTTCCCATCGCTCTCGGCATTCTCGCCGCCAATGGTTTGATCCGAAGCGAACGTTTGAAAAAATTTGTGATTTTAGGCGAACTCTCCCTCGACGGCAGAGTCAAACCGGTACGTGGCATTCTATCGCTTGCGGCCATGGCACGGGATCAAGGCATGGAAGGCATCCTTCTTCCTGCCAGCAATGCGGCGGAAGCCTCCGTTGTCGAGGGAGTGAACGTGATCCCGGTTGAAACCCTGCCGCAAGCCCTGGAATACCTTAACGGCGAATTGGAAATTGTGCCCACGCAATCGAAGCGGAAAGAAGAGTTTGAAGACTTTTCACGCTATGAGGTGGATTTCAACGACGTCAAGGGTCAACTGCATGTCAAACGGGCGCTGGAAATCGCCGCCGCTGGAGCGCATAACATTCTTCTTATTGGCCCTCCCGGAAGTGGCAAGTCGATGCTGGCCAAACGGATTCCCACGATCCTCCCATCTCTGGCTGTGGAAGAGGCCATCGAAACGACCAAAATCCACAGTGTACTGGGAATGATCAAAAACGGGTCCGGGCTCATGCGGCAACGACCTTTCCGTTCCCCCCACCACACGGTATCAGACGCAGGGCTGATCGGTGGCGGGCGTTACCCCATGCCGGGAGAAGTCTCCCTCGCGCACAACGGCGTTCTGTTTCTGGACGAACTGCCTGAATTTAAACGCAACGTATTGGAGGTGCTAAGGCAACCGCTGGAAGAGGGAGAGGTTTCAATATCCCGGGCGGCGGGATCGCTGAACTTCCCGGCAAATTTCATTCTGGTAGCCGCCATGAACCCCTGCCCCTGCGGATACAAATCGGACCCGAAACGGGAATGCACCTGCAACCCCTTGCAGATAAAAAATTATGTCTCCAAAATATCCGGCCCCCTCCTGGATCGAATAGACATCCACATTGAAGTGCCGGCCCTGGAGTACAAAGACCTTTCCGCCAAAACGGGAGGCGAACCTTCCCATTTAATCCGGGAACGGGTGGAGCGGGCAAGGGAAGTTCAATGGCAACGCTTCACTGATGCCAAAAATTATTTCAACGCCGGGATGAAACCCCATCAGCTTAAAAATTTCTGCGCACTCGATGAGGCTTCCAAAAAAATAATGGGCCTGGCCATTGACAAACTCGGCTTGAGCGCTCGCGCCCACGACCGAATACTAAAAGTTTCCCGCACCATCGCCGACATGGCCGGGGAGAAAACCATTCAGTCCAACCATGTGGCGGAAGCCATTCAATACCGGACGCTCGACCGGGCGGGAATGATCTGA
- a CDS encoding HAD hydrolase-like protein, whose translation MTQTIPVHNPGSREGLTSAKVLRFLLLAFKPQYLKAYLAVRRFEDIPIDTLLKDGVQGVLLDADGTLGPHHARHYLESVVNKVMEMAGKGLKVAIYTNSDNQLFQQFQGIEVVREAYAKPDPRGFDTAMKIHLGLDDPSKVCMVGDNFITDGGAISAGMRFIYVEPVKGNEGLVHSSTRYFGALCARFYYGDLFKNL comes from the coding sequence ATGACCCAAACCATTCCCGTCCACAACCCAGGGTCCCGAGAGGGATTAACATCAGCCAAAGTCCTGCGCTTTCTTTTACTGGCTTTCAAGCCGCAGTACCTGAAGGCCTATCTTGCAGTCCGAAGGTTTGAAGACATCCCCATTGACACACTTTTAAAGGATGGGGTGCAGGGAGTTTTGCTGGATGCCGATGGAACTCTGGGTCCGCACCACGCAAGGCATTATCTTGAAAGTGTGGTGAACAAGGTCATGGAAATGGCTGGCAAAGGATTGAAAGTTGCTATTTACACCAACTCAGACAATCAGCTGTTCCAGCAATTTCAGGGAATCGAAGTGGTGCGGGAAGCCTATGCCAAACCAGATCCCAGAGGATTTGATACAGCAATGAAAATACATCTTGGGTTGGACGACCCCTCAAAGGTCTGCATGGTTGGGGATAATTTCATCACCGACGGCGGCGCGATTTCTGCTGGCATGCGATTCATTTACGTCGAGCCCGTCAAAGGAAATGAAGGGCTTGTGCATTCCTCAACTCGATATTTTGGCGCCCTTTGTGCGCGATTTTACTATGGGGATCTTTTCAAAAATCTCTAG
- a CDS encoding zinc-dependent peptidase produces the protein MWHWFRDARRKKILAAPFPSEWERHIQNNIQYYQHLNNEEKKRLQDLIQIFIAEKYWLGCNSLKLTDEIRVLIAAHACLLILALPNDNYRNVKSIYVYPTTIFSPESSTGFFEVRTTPVRGPIPILGEAHYHGPVILVWDEVKRETRHPEHGHNVVYHEFAHKLDMLDGSADGTPPLTTPEEYQLWSEICSKEYLELCDKVKHGKPTFFDSYAATDEAEFFAVVTEHFFSKPENMKHYHPKLYQVLQNFYRQDPAQKVFTNQLS, from the coding sequence ATGTGGCATTGGTTTCGTGATGCTCGGCGAAAAAAAATACTGGCCGCTCCTTTCCCAAGCGAGTGGGAGAGGCACATTCAAAATAACATTCAATATTATCAACACCTCAATAATGAAGAAAAAAAGCGCTTGCAGGATCTCATCCAAATCTTTATTGCCGAAAAGTATTGGTTGGGGTGTAATAGCCTCAAATTGACGGATGAGATTCGCGTCCTAATCGCCGCCCATGCCTGCTTGCTGATACTCGCGTTGCCAAACGATAATTACCGCAATGTGAAATCCATTTATGTTTATCCTACAACAATCTTTTCTCCTGAGAGTTCAACAGGATTTTTTGAAGTTCGCACGACCCCGGTGCGTGGCCCGATACCAATTTTAGGTGAAGCCCATTATCACGGCCCGGTGATACTCGTCTGGGATGAGGTGAAAAGAGAAACCCGGCATCCTGAACACGGTCATAATGTTGTCTATCACGAATTCGCTCATAAACTGGACATGCTCGATGGCAGTGCAGACGGCACTCCCCCGCTAACAACTCCTGAGGAATATCAGCTGTGGAGTGAAATATGTTCCAAAGAGTATCTGGAGCTATGTGACAAGGTGAAACACGGCAAGCCTACTTTTTTTGACAGTTATGCGGCAACGGATGAAGCTGAATTTTTCGCGGTGGTGACTGAACATTTTTTTAGTAAACCCGAAAACATGAAACACTATCATCCAAAACTTTATCAGGTTTTACAGAATTTTTATCGGCAGGACCCGGCACAGAAAGTATTTACCAATCAGCTTTCTTAG
- a CDS encoding aldolase/citrate lyase family protein, with translation MMKHNNPPQVLKVVPKNRHKDGLELIQSMRTLKNQYGASCLKLSTEDAAMSFDQIAFWTQLADGILPVMVKIGGPNARNDIKQLLAMNIDGLIAPMVESVYGLENFLTAVRDFTTPMQMQRLAKQINIETVTAVEKLDDILASPEAAFLDEITIGCSDLSQSLKKDRSDPEVQRLVKQTVVKIKAKNINVSVGGGIAPDTIDTILQDIQPHHFNTRMVTFSVHPGQSYRTAVTETLYFELKMLEHDVSKGFISRDEEKFRARQLKTRLADIPVD, from the coding sequence ATGATGAAACATAATAACCCGCCGCAAGTTTTGAAGGTGGTCCCGAAAAACAGGCACAAGGATGGTTTGGAGCTGATTCAATCCATGCGCACCTTGAAAAACCAGTATGGCGCCAGTTGTCTGAAACTATCGACCGAAGATGCGGCCATGTCCTTTGACCAGATCGCCTTTTGGACGCAGTTGGCGGATGGCATTCTTCCGGTCATGGTGAAAATCGGCGGACCCAACGCCCGCAATGATATCAAACAGTTGCTGGCAATGAACATCGACGGTTTGATCGCGCCGATGGTGGAATCGGTTTACGGGTTGGAAAATTTTCTGACGGCGGTAAGGGATTTCACCACGCCCATGCAAATGCAACGGCTTGCCAAGCAGATCAATATCGAGACCGTGACTGCGGTGGAGAAGCTGGACGATATTCTTGCATCCCCGGAAGCCGCCTTTCTGGATGAAATCACCATCGGTTGCAGTGACTTGTCTCAATCTCTCAAAAAGGACCGCTCGGACCCAGAGGTACAACGCCTGGTTAAACAAACGGTTGTAAAAATTAAAGCCAAAAATATTAATGTTTCCGTAGGCGGCGGCATCGCGCCTGATACCATTGACACCATCCTTCAGGATATCCAGCCGCATCATTTCAACACCCGGATGGTGACATTTTCCGTGCATCCGGGGCAAAGCTATCGGACTGCGGTGACAGAAACGCTTTATTTTGAGTTAAAAATGCTGGAACACGACGTTAGCAAGGGTTTCATTTCCCGAGACGAAGAAAAATTTCGCGCCCGTCAATTAAAAACCCGGCTGGCCGATATTCCTGTAGATTGA
- a CDS encoding CoA-binding protein: MHKQGVGEFPYYVGINNLSELATADDRVVVLNILGNESSTVTPISHEYSGGNIVFGTGPGKSGKFLPTKIGKIPVYNSIKEGMAAGHKFNTVVIYLPPSGVKDGVAEAVRANPDLKKAIILTEKVSVKDARIMRAICQTNGVDLFGGNCLGLADAWNHVRVGGALGGSHPEESLIKGSVALFSNSGNFTTTIAVYLSTGGWGTTTSVSSGKDVYIQYGPKEFLYALENDDRSKAAVMYSEPGGYYERDLKSSKPIVACVVGRWKAKLTKACGHAGSLAGSGDDAFAKEKWFMEMFGVDGIYTPDKPIFSKKGALVTNIAHIPEALTAVMAANGTKPDFDSKGNLALKCWMGNNQGLSLPKELDVPTVEALSPYNDQIEALDKQVGAQFRRETLKDASGASMMDPKTQVSKIHNTSILDASTKTFEANLAFALVKQYPDAYGEKIANIALNAWVNQFRLPTLVAAAASRENGNSPNTVAASAIGIVGKKVAQKAMDAAQVLVDLFKFAKMTDPTEDFDASAQLKEAEKYKDVLVCKEADECAGKMADALNKAGKSVFISFVQDFAKKQKGHVSADTLLAAIWLTLGWNSMKGKKIPKESLVRLPWHSIIYSTMVGITATHDRQLKDSFCGVKTEDLLTNSFTKTAFLALMGKEPGETELFEFQVLLGLIITNGPGTISAQGAKGAVSADGPEQPDRVQVNKAYIGFLTHTGFAHGGNGYEAAAFLIENFKDTNLKSASDKKHGIDLDAIAMKVAKEYAGYKDKQKAIGNLDYAKIPCVNHPIFKGKDVNVDPREVFVSGLFKEKGLDNVFLDFYHSLVNALFKAKVSSNVYCVNIDAVIAVILLKMVWPEYKAGKLKEEDIETASFATFLFGRMIGCAAEIDDHTNRGKNMDTRTPASQVVYVG, translated from the coding sequence ATGCATAAGCAAGGTGTTGGAGAGTTTCCTTACTATGTCGGGATCAATAATTTGAGCGAGCTTGCGACTGCGGATGACCGCGTCGTTGTTTTGAATATTCTGGGAAATGAGAGTTCAACCGTCACGCCGATCAGCCACGAATATTCCGGCGGCAACATCGTTTTTGGAACCGGACCGGGCAAATCGGGTAAATTTCTGCCAACAAAAATCGGGAAAATTCCGGTTTATAATTCCATCAAGGAAGGCATGGCGGCAGGTCACAAATTCAATACAGTCGTGATCTATCTTCCCCCATCCGGGGTGAAGGACGGGGTGGCGGAAGCGGTTCGCGCCAATCCCGATCTGAAAAAAGCCATCATTCTCACGGAAAAAGTTTCCGTTAAAGATGCCCGCATCATGCGTGCTATTTGTCAGACCAACGGAGTCGATCTTTTTGGCGGCAATTGCTTAGGCCTGGCCGATGCCTGGAACCACGTTCGGGTGGGCGGCGCATTGGGCGGAAGTCATCCGGAAGAATCCTTGATCAAAGGATCGGTCGCTCTGTTTTCAAACTCCGGAAATTTCACCACCACCATTGCGGTTTACCTTTCTACGGGCGGGTGGGGAACGACGACTTCGGTTTCCAGCGGCAAGGACGTTTACATCCAGTACGGTCCCAAGGAATTTTTATACGCATTGGAAAATGACGATCGTTCCAAAGCGGCGGTTATGTATTCAGAGCCGGGCGGGTATTACGAGCGTGATCTCAAATCCAGCAAGCCAATCGTCGCCTGTGTGGTTGGCCGTTGGAAAGCGAAACTGACCAAAGCCTGCGGTCATGCGGGCTCCTTGGCGGGATCGGGTGATGACGCATTCGCAAAAGAAAAATGGTTCATGGAAATGTTTGGCGTTGACGGCATTTACACTCCTGACAAACCTATATTTTCCAAAAAAGGTGCGCTGGTCACCAACATCGCCCATATTCCTGAAGCTTTGACTGCAGTGATGGCGGCCAATGGCACCAAACCCGACTTCGACTCCAAGGGCAATCTGGCGCTGAAGTGCTGGATGGGAAACAATCAGGGATTGAGTCTGCCCAAGGAATTGGATGTTCCGACTGTCGAGGCGCTCAGCCCTTACAACGATCAGATCGAAGCGCTGGACAAGCAGGTGGGGGCCCAGTTTCGCAGGGAAACCCTGAAAGACGCCAGTGGCGCGTCCATGATGGACCCGAAAACCCAGGTTTCCAAAATCCACAACACCTCTATTCTGGATGCTTCGACGAAAACTTTCGAAGCCAATCTGGCATTTGCTCTGGTCAAGCAATACCCCGACGCCTATGGAGAAAAAATCGCTAATATCGCGCTCAATGCCTGGGTCAATCAGTTCAGATTGCCGACATTGGTGGCGGCGGCGGCATCCCGAGAAAACGGCAACTCTCCCAACACGGTTGCGGCATCGGCAATCGGCATCGTTGGTAAAAAGGTAGCCCAGAAAGCCATGGATGCGGCGCAGGTTCTGGTGGATTTATTCAAGTTTGCCAAGATGACGGACCCTACAGAAGACTTCGACGCTTCCGCTCAGTTGAAAGAAGCAGAGAAATACAAAGATGTTCTTGTATGCAAGGAAGCGGATGAATGTGCCGGAAAGATGGCGGATGCTTTAAATAAAGCCGGGAAATCCGTGTTCATCAGTTTTGTTCAGGATTTTGCCAAAAAGCAGAAAGGCCATGTGTCTGCGGATACCCTGCTGGCCGCTATCTGGCTGACTTTGGGATGGAACAGCATGAAGGGCAAAAAAATCCCCAAGGAGTCATTGGTGCGTTTGCCCTGGCATTCGATAATTTACAGCACCATGGTCGGGATCACGGCGACCCACGACAGGCAGTTGAAAGACAGCTTCTGCGGCGTTAAAACCGAGGACCTGTTGACTAACAGTTTCACCAAAACCGCGTTCCTCGCACTCATGGGTAAAGAGCCTGGGGAGACGGAGCTGTTTGAGTTTCAGGTTCTGTTAGGACTCATCATTACCAACGGTCCAGGAACGATTTCCGCTCAGGGAGCCAAGGGGGCAGTCAGCGCCGATGGGCCTGAGCAGCCGGACCGTGTTCAGGTCAACAAGGCGTATATCGGCTTCCTGACGCATACCGGCTTTGCCCACGGCGGCAACGGCTACGAAGCGGCGGCGTTTCTGATCGAGAACTTCAAGGATACAAACTTAAAAAGCGCTTCCGATAAGAAACACGGCATTGATCTGGATGCGATCGCGATGAAGGTTGCCAAAGAGTATGCAGGCTATAAAGACAAACAAAAAGCCATCGGCAATCTCGACTACGCCAAAATCCCGTGCGTCAACCATCCCATTTTCAAGGGCAAAGACGTCAACGTGGACCCGCGTGAAGTATTCGTCAGCGGCCTGTTCAAGGAAAAGGGGCTGGATAACGTGTTCCTGGATTTTTACCACAGCCTGGTCAACGCGCTGTTCAAGGCCAAGGTCAGCAGTAACGTGTATTGCGTCAACATCGATGCGGTGATTGCGGTCATCCTGCTGAAAATGGTGTGGCCGGAATACAAAGCCGGGAAGTTGAAGGAAGAGGATATCGAAACCGCGAGTTTCGCCACCTTCCTGTTTGGCCGGATGATCGGCTGCGCGGCGGAGATCGACGATCACACCAACCGCGGCAAAAACATGGACACGCGAACCCCTGCGAGCCAGGTTGTTTATGTAGGCTGA